The Aeromicrobium yanjiei genome includes a region encoding these proteins:
- a CDS encoding NAD-dependent epimerase/dehydratase family protein encodes MGEMLVLGGTSWVGGEIARAAAARGHQVTCLARGESGDAPPEVTFVRADRATEGAYDQVRGRAWDMVVDVSRQPGQVRSAVAALGDLAGHWTLVSTGSVYADQGGALSESSPLLPALEQDVADAERYGEGKVACEAYVGELPTHLVVRAGLIGGPGDRSDRLGYYVSRLALAGDQPVLVPDVPDQPMQVIDVRDLADWIVRSAEDRATGIVHGAGEPTTVGELIALSAEVAGHRGERVAAGPDWLRAHDVEEWMGPRSLPLWLPPDHHGMGMMDDARALATGLRRRPLAEALRGTLEDERARGLDRDRRAGLDRDDELALLAELRP; translated from the coding sequence ATGGGCGAGATGCTGGTGCTGGGCGGGACGTCGTGGGTCGGTGGCGAGATCGCGCGCGCAGCCGCGGCCAGAGGTCATCAGGTCACGTGTCTTGCCAGGGGCGAGTCGGGTGACGCGCCGCCGGAGGTGACGTTCGTCCGGGCCGACCGGGCGACCGAGGGAGCGTACGACCAGGTCCGCGGTCGTGCCTGGGACATGGTCGTCGACGTCTCGAGGCAGCCCGGACAGGTCCGCTCGGCCGTCGCGGCGCTGGGCGACCTGGCGGGGCACTGGACGCTCGTCTCGACAGGCTCGGTCTACGCCGACCAGGGCGGCGCGCTGTCCGAGAGCTCCCCGCTGCTGCCGGCACTCGAGCAGGACGTCGCGGACGCCGAGCGCTACGGCGAGGGCAAGGTCGCCTGCGAGGCGTACGTCGGGGAGCTGCCCACCCATCTCGTGGTGCGTGCGGGCCTCATCGGCGGGCCGGGGGACCGCTCGGACCGGCTCGGCTACTACGTCTCGCGGCTGGCCCTGGCCGGCGACCAGCCGGTGCTGGTGCCTGACGTCCCCGACCAGCCGATGCAGGTGATCGACGTGCGCGACCTCGCGGACTGGATCGTCCGCTCGGCCGAGGACCGGGCGACCGGGATCGTGCACGGTGCCGGGGAGCCGACGACCGTCGGCGAGCTGATCGCCCTGTCCGCCGAGGTGGCGGGGCACCGGGGCGAGCGGGTGGCTGCCGGCCCGGACTGGCTCCGCGCGCACGACGTCGAGGAGTGGATGGGCCCACGGTCGCTGCCCCTGTGGCTGCCGCCGGACCACCACGGGATGGGGATGATGGACGACGCCCGCGCCCTCGCGACGGGGCTGCGGCGCCGGCCACTCGCCGAGGCCCTGCGCGGCACGCTCGAGGACGAGCGCGCCCGGGGGCTCGATCGCGACCGTCGGGCCGGCCTGGACCGGGACGACGAGCTCGCCCTGCTGGCCGAGCTCAGGCCTTGA
- a CDS encoding metal-sensitive transcriptional regulator — protein sequence MTHDHTAPGYSDDKVAVLKRLKRIEGQVRGLTRMVEDDTYCIDVLTQVSATTKALEAVALKLLDEHLAHCVVNAARAGGEEADLKVKEASDAIARLVRS from the coding sequence ATGACCCACGACCACACGGCTCCCGGCTACTCCGACGACAAGGTCGCCGTCCTCAAGCGGCTCAAGCGCATCGAGGGCCAGGTGCGCGGGCTCACCCGGATGGTCGAGGACGACACGTACTGCATCGACGTCCTCACCCAGGTCTCCGCCACGACGAAGGCCCTCGAGGCCGTCGCGCTCAAGCTGCTCGACGAGCACCTCGCCCACTGCGTGGTCAACGCCGCGCGCGCCGGCGGCGAGGAGGCCGACCTCAAGGTCAAGGAAGCATCCGACGCCATCGCGCGCCTCGTCCGCTCCTGA
- a CDS encoding DedA family protein: MTLLTALTASTGNAPDSGLAGWTVDLMDKLGLFGAGLAVGMDNVFPPIPSEVILPLAGFAASQGTFSLAGALVATTLGSVTGAVILYWLGAIFGRDRAALVFEKVPLLKVSDMEKTEAWFLKHGSAAVFFGRMVPIFRSLISLPAGVEKMNFWLFLLLTTLGSAIWNSIFVVTGYRLGKNWDEVEPYADAFQKLVILAVVVVIVGFVFLRVRDMRRSSTP, from the coding sequence GTGACCCTACTGACCGCTCTCACGGCCTCGACCGGCAACGCACCCGACTCCGGGCTCGCCGGTTGGACCGTGGACCTGATGGACAAGCTGGGGCTGTTCGGAGCCGGGCTGGCCGTCGGGATGGACAACGTCTTCCCGCCGATTCCCAGCGAGGTGATCCTGCCGCTGGCCGGTTTCGCTGCCAGCCAGGGCACGTTCTCGTTGGCCGGAGCACTCGTGGCCACGACCCTCGGATCGGTCACGGGTGCGGTCATCCTGTACTGGCTCGGCGCGATCTTCGGCCGCGACCGCGCGGCGCTCGTGTTCGAGAAGGTGCCGCTTCTCAAGGTCAGCGACATGGAGAAGACCGAGGCCTGGTTCCTCAAGCACGGGTCAGCCGCAGTCTTCTTCGGTCGCATGGTGCCGATCTTCCGCAGCCTCATCTCGTTGCCCGCGGGCGTCGAGAAGATGAACTTCTGGCTGTTCCTGCTGCTCACGACCCTCGGCAGCGCGATCTGGAACTCGATCTTCGTCGTCACCGGATACCGCCTGGGCAAGAACTGGGACGAGGTCGAGCCGTACGCCGACGCCTTCCAGAAGCTGGTCATCCTCGCGGTGGTGGTCGTCATCGTGGGCTTCGTGTTCCTGCGGGTCCGCGACATGCGCCGGTCCTCGACGCCGTGA
- a CDS encoding YbaY family lipoprotein — translation MSSELLTVTGTLLTPERIALPPGGVATVKLVDAAGEVLAGTAVDATDVPVAFTLTVDPTFVTDPDSLFLWAALRSEAGVWGTTEIVPVEGSSPEVVLAKIED, via the coding sequence ATGTCTTCTGAGCTCCTCACCGTGACCGGCACCCTGCTGACCCCCGAGCGCATCGCCCTGCCCCCCGGTGGAGTCGCGACCGTCAAGCTCGTCGACGCGGCGGGCGAGGTCCTGGCGGGCACGGCGGTCGACGCGACCGACGTCCCGGTCGCGTTCACCCTCACGGTCGACCCGACGTTCGTCACCGATCCCGACTCACTGTTCCTTTGGGCCGCGCTGCGCTCCGAGGCCGGGGTGTGGGGCACGACCGAGATCGTCCCGGTGGAAGGCAGCTCCCCCGAGGTCGTGCTCGCCAAGATCGAGGACTGA
- a CDS encoding heavy-metal-associated domain-containing protein codes for MTTSTDTYRVTGMTCEHCVAAVTEELSALDGVASVSVDLVPGGTSAVTVESDAPLDPAAVAEAVDEAGYAVAGPRDLPLA; via the coding sequence ATGACCACCAGCACCGACACCTACCGCGTCACCGGGATGACCTGCGAGCACTGCGTCGCGGCCGTCACCGAAGAGCTCTCCGCCCTCGACGGCGTCGCGTCCGTCTCCGTCGACCTCGTCCCGGGCGGCACGTCCGCCGTCACGGTCGAGAGCGACGCCCCGCTGGACCCCGCCGCCGTCGCCGAGGCGGTCGACGAGGCCGGTTATGCGGTCGCGGGCCCCCGCGACCTCCCCTTGGCATGA
- the dnaB gene encoding replicative DNA helicase produces the protein MSVTDLYEAGPGPGEDPTSGRVPPQDIAAEQSVLGAMLISKNAIDPAADILQGRDFYRPAHELIFDTITDLANRGEPADAITVAAELHRRGEMGRIGGAPYLHDLVQAVPIASNVDFYAEIVREKAILRRLVEVGQRIAQLGQAGQGEVAEIVDRAQAEVLDVDGTSQAEDYRAVSELMPLTIDEIEEIQGRDGSLSGVPSGFPDLDKFTTGFRAGQMIVVAARPGVGKSTLGLDFVRSAAIRHQIPCAIFSLEMTGAEIAMRMLSAEARVSIGHMRGGGMHQRDWDAITKAMPRVNSAPIVIDDSPNMTMPEIRSKARRIKKQYGLGFVVIDYLQLMTSGKRVENRQVEVSEFSRNIKLLAKEMEVPVVAISQLNRGSEQRTDKTPQISDLRESGSIEQDADIVLLLNRPDALGAGESDRPGEADIIIAKNRSGPTNKIAVSFQGHYSRFTPMARDAEPPPGAPAAGDFFG, from the coding sequence GTGAGCGTGACGGACCTCTACGAGGCGGGTCCAGGACCCGGCGAGGATCCCACCTCGGGACGCGTTCCGCCACAGGACATCGCCGCTGAGCAGAGCGTCCTCGGCGCGATGCTGATCAGCAAGAACGCGATCGACCCGGCCGCCGACATCCTGCAGGGGCGTGACTTCTACCGTCCCGCGCACGAGCTGATCTTCGACACCATCACCGATCTGGCCAACCGTGGCGAGCCGGCCGACGCGATCACGGTCGCCGCCGAGCTCCACCGTCGCGGCGAGATGGGCCGCATCGGCGGAGCGCCCTATCTGCACGATCTGGTCCAGGCCGTCCCGATCGCGTCCAATGTCGACTTCTACGCCGAGATCGTCCGGGAGAAGGCCATCTTGCGCCGCCTGGTCGAGGTCGGTCAGCGCATCGCCCAGCTCGGTCAGGCCGGCCAGGGCGAGGTCGCCGAGATCGTCGACCGGGCCCAGGCCGAGGTGCTCGACGTCGACGGCACGAGCCAGGCCGAGGACTATCGCGCGGTCTCCGAGCTCATGCCCCTCACGATCGACGAGATCGAGGAGATCCAGGGCCGCGACGGCTCGCTGAGCGGCGTGCCCTCGGGCTTCCCCGATCTCGACAAGTTCACGACCGGCTTCCGCGCCGGGCAGATGATCGTCGTGGCCGCCCGTCCTGGCGTCGGCAAGTCGACCCTGGGCCTGGACTTCGTGCGCTCGGCCGCGATCCGCCACCAGATCCCGTGCGCGATCTTCTCGTTGGAGATGACCGGCGCCGAGATCGCGATGCGCATGCTCTCGGCCGAGGCCCGCGTCAGCATCGGCCACATGCGCGGCGGCGGCATGCACCAGCGCGACTGGGACGCCATCACCAAGGCGATGCCCCGGGTCAACAGCGCCCCCATCGTGATCGACGACAGCCCCAACATGACGATGCCCGAGATCCGGTCCAAGGCCCGGCGCATCAAGAAGCAGTACGGTCTGGGCTTCGTGGTCATCGACTACCTGCAGCTCATGACGTCGGGCAAGCGGGTCGAGAACCGTCAGGTCGAGGTCTCGGAGTTCTCCCGCAACATCAAGCTGCTCGCCAAGGAGATGGAGGTCCCCGTCGTGGCGATCAGCCAGCTCAACCGTGGCTCCGAGCAGCGCACCGACAAGACCCCGCAGATCTCTGACCTGCGTGAGTCCGGATCGATCGAGCAGGACGCCGACATCGTGCTGCTGCTCAACCGCCCCGACGCCCTCGGCGCGGGGGAGTCCGACCGTCCGGGCGAGGCCGACATCATCATCGCCAAGAACCGCTCCGGCCCGACCAACAAGATCGCGGTCAGCTTCCAGGGTCACTACTCGCGGTTCACGCCGATGGCGCGCGACGCCGAGCCGCCGCCGGGCGCCCCTGCGGCGGGCGACTTCTTCGGCTGA
- a CDS encoding DUF305 domain-containing protein has product MKTMLTGLVLLLLVSACAGGTKRSDSSPSDHNAADVEFLQQMIPHHEQALEMTEIAGRSKATVVIELADRIEAGQQPEIERMRGWLDDWDVDERAAAEHGSDRHDDMAGDGMMTRAQMDELESMGDGSAFTSSWIAMMTEHHEGAIEMARTELAEGSNPAAKKLAREIIATQQREIDEMSATGVSR; this is encoded by the coding sequence ATGAAGACGATGCTGACCGGCCTGGTCCTGCTCCTGCTGGTCTCGGCGTGCGCCGGCGGCACCAAGCGGAGCGACAGCTCCCCGTCCGACCACAACGCCGCGGACGTCGAGTTCCTGCAGCAGATGATCCCCCACCACGAGCAGGCGCTGGAGATGACCGAGATCGCCGGACGGTCCAAGGCGACCGTGGTCATCGAGCTCGCCGACAGGATCGAGGCCGGCCAGCAGCCCGAGATCGAGCGCATGCGCGGCTGGCTCGACGACTGGGACGTCGACGAGCGCGCGGCCGCGGAGCACGGCAGCGATCGGCACGACGACATGGCCGGTGACGGCATGATGACCCGAGCCCAGATGGACGAGCTCGAGTCGATGGGCGACGGCAGCGCCTTCACGAGCTCGTGGATCGCGATGATGACCGAGCACCACGAGGGCGCGATCGAGATGGCCCGCACCGAGCTGGCCGAGGGCAGCAACCCCGCCGCCAAGAAGCTGGCCCGCGAGATCATCGCGACCCAGCAGCGTGAGATCGACGAGATGTCGGCGACGGGGGTGTCACGATGA
- a CDS encoding heavy metal translocating P-type ATPase, which yields MTQEIKLDITGMTCTSCAMRVEKKLNRLDGVSATVNYATEKATVEAEDDVEVQTLLDTVAKTGYSASVRPDVSRPRHDMADGDMSGHDHEGLHGAASMLRRLKISAALAIPVVILSMVPALQFDNWQWLALTLASPVVVWGAYPFHRAAWVNARHGAVTMDTLVSVGVGAAWLWSLWALFFGDAGTTGMTMRFSLLPGSAGHDEIYLEVAAAVTVFILAGHYLEANAKTRSSAALRALMDLGVRDVTVLRGGRETSVPLADLHEGDRFVVRPGEKIATDGVVEDGASSVDESMLTGESVPVEVSPGTNVTGATVNQDGRLVVRATAVGADTQLAQMARLVEEAQEGKADVQRLADRISAWFVPAVILLSIGTLIAWYAAGYTWTDAFTAAVAVLIIACPCALGLATPTALMVGTGRGAQLGILIKGPQVLESTRAVDTVVLDKTGTVTTGEMAVVSVDPLPGVDAEELRLVAASLEHSSEHPIARAVATLADPAPVTDFTNHAGFGVSGTVAGRHALIGRPSWLAEQGVDVPPLEPTDGTAVAVAWDGHVRGTVTVGDSVKPTSARAVADLRRLGLEPVLLTGDNEAVARSVADEVGIEQVIADVTPADKLRVVQKLQAEGRVVAMVGDGVNDAAALAASDLGIAMGTGTDVAIQASDLTLVKGDLATAVDAVRLSRATLRTIKGNLFWAFAYNVAAIPLAALGYLNPLIAGAAMAFSSVFVVTNSLRLRRFKA from the coding sequence ATGACGCAGGAGATCAAGCTCGACATCACCGGCATGACCTGCACGTCGTGCGCGATGCGGGTCGAGAAGAAGCTCAACCGGCTCGACGGCGTCTCCGCCACGGTCAACTACGCGACCGAGAAGGCGACCGTCGAGGCCGAGGACGACGTCGAGGTGCAGACGCTCCTCGACACCGTCGCCAAGACCGGCTACTCCGCGTCCGTACGTCCCGACGTCTCCCGCCCCCGGCACGACATGGCCGACGGGGACATGTCCGGCCACGACCACGAAGGGCTGCACGGGGCCGCGTCGATGCTGCGACGGCTCAAGATCTCCGCAGCGCTCGCGATCCCCGTCGTCATCTTGTCGATGGTCCCGGCCCTGCAGTTCGACAACTGGCAGTGGCTCGCCCTCACCCTCGCCTCACCAGTGGTGGTGTGGGGCGCGTACCCGTTCCACCGGGCCGCGTGGGTCAACGCCCGTCACGGCGCGGTCACGATGGACACGCTCGTGAGCGTCGGGGTCGGCGCGGCCTGGCTCTGGTCGCTCTGGGCGCTGTTCTTCGGCGACGCCGGGACGACCGGCATGACGATGCGCTTCTCGCTGCTGCCCGGATCGGCCGGCCACGACGAGATCTACCTCGAGGTCGCCGCCGCGGTGACGGTCTTCATCCTCGCCGGCCACTATCTCGAGGCCAACGCCAAGACCCGCTCGAGCGCCGCGCTCCGCGCGCTGATGGACCTCGGGGTCCGCGACGTCACGGTCCTGCGGGGCGGACGCGAGACGTCCGTTCCCCTCGCCGACCTGCACGAGGGTGACCGCTTCGTGGTGCGCCCCGGCGAGAAGATCGCGACCGACGGCGTGGTCGAGGACGGAGCGTCGTCCGTCGACGAGTCGATGCTGACCGGCGAGTCCGTCCCCGTCGAGGTGTCACCGGGCACGAACGTGACGGGTGCGACCGTCAACCAGGACGGCCGACTGGTGGTCCGCGCCACCGCGGTGGGTGCCGACACCCAGCTCGCCCAGATGGCCCGCCTGGTCGAGGAGGCGCAGGAGGGCAAGGCCGACGTCCAGCGTCTCGCCGACCGGATCTCCGCGTGGTTCGTCCCGGCGGTCATCCTGCTGTCGATCGGCACGCTGATCGCCTGGTACGCCGCCGGCTACACCTGGACCGATGCGTTCACGGCCGCCGTGGCGGTCCTCATCATCGCCTGCCCCTGCGCGCTCGGTCTCGCGACGCCGACGGCCCTCATGGTCGGCACGGGACGCGGCGCGCAGCTCGGCATCCTCATCAAGGGCCCGCAGGTGCTCGAGTCGACCCGCGCCGTCGACACCGTGGTGCTCGACAAGACCGGCACCGTGACGACCGGCGAGATGGCGGTGGTCTCCGTCGACCCCCTCCCGGGTGTGGACGCCGAGGAGCTGCGGCTCGTCGCGGCCTCGCTCGAGCACTCCTCGGAGCACCCCATCGCCCGGGCGGTCGCGACGCTCGCCGACCCGGCCCCGGTCACCGACTTCACCAACCACGCAGGATTCGGGGTCAGCGGCACGGTCGCGGGACGTCACGCGCTCATCGGACGACCGTCCTGGCTCGCCGAGCAGGGTGTGGACGTCCCGCCGCTCGAGCCGACGGACGGCACCGCGGTGGCGGTGGCGTGGGACGGCCACGTACGTGGCACGGTCACGGTCGGCGACTCGGTCAAGCCGACGTCGGCGCGCGCGGTCGCCGACCTGCGCCGGCTGGGCCTGGAGCCGGTCCTGCTCACGGGCGACAACGAGGCCGTCGCCCGGTCGGTCGCGGACGAGGTCGGCATCGAGCAGGTCATCGCCGACGTCACGCCTGCCGACAAGCTGCGGGTCGTGCAGAAGCTCCAGGCCGAGGGTCGGGTCGTGGCGATGGTCGGCGACGGCGTCAACGACGCTGCGGCCCTGGCGGCGTCCGATCTCGGGATCGCGATGGGCACGGGCACGGACGTCGCGATCCAGGCCTCCGACCTCACCCTGGTCAAGGGCGACCTGGCCACCGCGGTGGACGCCGTGCGCCTCTCGCGCGCGACGCTGCGCACGATCAAGGGCAACCTGTTCTGGGCGTTCGCCTACAACGTCGCCGCGATCCCGCTGGCCGCCCTGGGCTATCTCAACCCGTTGATCGCCGGCGCCGCGATGGCGTTCAGCAGCGTCTTCGTCGTCACCAACAGCCTGCGGCTGCGCCGGTTCAAGGCCTGA
- a CDS encoding ABC transporter ATP-binding protein has product MPRGDSAPRVVHLTPEDIAASRAPVLGRIAQMLRPYRTKMIFVAVAVVVSAILTSIVPFLTKAVFDKALFPAGGEIRLHLLAWLVAGMCVIPIVTAVIGIGQNWLTSTIGNSAMADLRGDLFAHLQKMELAFFTATKTGAIQSRLANDVAGVRTVLTDTATTILQNSVTVTAAFVSMVILSWQLTILTLILMPLFIVIQLQVGKRRQRVARKTQESLSEMTAITEEALSVSGILLSKVFNRADSEVERYRQANREQTRLQVDQAMTGRAFFATVQTFFAITPAAIYLVAGYMLQGGTSLTAGTLVAFTTLQARLQMPLLQLMRVTLDVQTSLALFRRLFEYLDLKPAITEKPGAKVLEAADLRGEIEFRDVFFRYPEPRTLSGTVRGDRFGDSGVRIDRIDPVEEAPTPGWALEGISLTVKPGQLAAIVGPSGSGKTTMTYLVPRFYDVNEGAVLIDGTDVRDLTMGSVAEAVGMVTQEPYLFHGSIRDNIAYAKPDATAQEIEQAARDANIHDRIMSFADGYETITGERGYRLSGGEKQRLAIARVLLMDPRILILDEATSALDTETERLVQDALERATHNRTTIAIAHRLSTIHNADVIFGLEDGHLVEQGTHDELLELGGLYSRLYVEQFGAGQIEARFTDGVRFVDGATYCDKPGPDDRRADVAF; this is encoded by the coding sequence ATGCCACGGGGTGACAGCGCGCCGCGGGTCGTCCACCTCACCCCGGAGGACATCGCCGCCAGCCGCGCACCCGTGCTCGGGCGGATCGCGCAGATGCTGCGCCCCTATCGGACCAAGATGATCTTCGTGGCGGTCGCGGTCGTCGTCTCGGCGATCCTCACCTCGATCGTCCCGTTCCTCACCAAGGCCGTGTTCGACAAGGCGCTGTTCCCGGCCGGCGGCGAGATCCGCCTGCACCTGCTCGCGTGGCTCGTGGCCGGCATGTGCGTGATCCCGATCGTCACCGCGGTCATCGGCATCGGGCAGAACTGGCTGACGTCGACGATCGGCAACTCGGCGATGGCCGATCTGCGCGGTGACCTGTTCGCGCACCTGCAGAAGATGGAGCTCGCGTTCTTCACCGCCACCAAGACCGGGGCGATCCAGTCGCGCCTGGCCAATGACGTGGCCGGCGTGCGTACGGTCCTGACCGACACCGCGACGACGATCCTGCAGAACAGCGTGACGGTCACCGCCGCGTTCGTCTCGATGGTCATCTTGTCGTGGCAGCTCACGATCCTGACGCTGATCCTCATGCCGCTGTTCATCGTCATCCAGCTGCAGGTGGGCAAGCGGCGACAGCGGGTCGCGCGCAAGACGCAGGAGTCGCTGTCGGAGATGACCGCGATCACCGAGGAGGCGCTGAGCGTCTCGGGCATCCTGCTGTCCAAGGTCTTCAACCGGGCCGACTCCGAGGTCGAGCGCTACCGCCAGGCCAACCGTGAGCAGACCCGGCTGCAGGTCGACCAGGCCATGACCGGCCGGGCGTTCTTCGCGACCGTGCAGACGTTCTTCGCCATCACGCCGGCCGCGATCTACCTCGTGGCGGGCTACATGCTCCAGGGCGGCACGTCGCTGACCGCCGGCACGCTCGTCGCGTTCACGACGTTGCAGGCGCGACTGCAGATGCCCCTGCTGCAGCTCATGCGGGTGACGCTCGACGTGCAGACCTCGCTGGCGTTGTTCCGCAGGCTCTTCGAGTACCTCGACCTCAAGCCGGCGATCACCGAGAAGCCCGGCGCGAAGGTGCTCGAGGCGGCCGACCTGCGGGGGGAGATCGAGTTCCGCGACGTCTTCTTCCGCTATCCCGAGCCGCGCACGCTGTCCGGGACCGTGCGGGGTGACCGCTTCGGCGACTCGGGCGTCCGGATCGACCGCATCGACCCGGTCGAGGAGGCGCCCACCCCCGGATGGGCCCTCGAGGGCATCTCGCTCACGGTCAAGCCCGGACAGCTCGCCGCGATCGTCGGTCCCTCCGGCTCCGGCAAGACCACGATGACGTACCTCGTCCCGCGCTTCTACGACGTCAACGAGGGCGCGGTCCTCATCGACGGCACGGACGTCCGCGATCTCACGATGGGCTCGGTCGCCGAGGCCGTCGGCATGGTGACCCAGGAGCCCTATCTGTTCCACGGCTCGATCCGCGACAACATCGCCTACGCCAAGCCCGACGCGACCGCCCAGGAGATCGAGCAGGCCGCCCGCGACGCCAACATCCACGACCGCATCATGTCGTTCGCCGACGGTTACGAGACCATCACCGGCGAGCGCGGCTATCGCCTCAGCGGCGGCGAGAAGCAGCGTCTCGCGATCGCCCGCGTGCTGCTGATGGACCCGCGGATCCTGATCCTCGACGAGGCGACGTCTGCGCTCGACACCGAGACCGAGCGGCTCGTGCAGGACGCCCTCGAGCGCGCCACGCACAACCGCACCACGATCGCGATCGCCCACCGGCTGTCCACGATCCACAACGCGGACGTGATCTTCGGGCTCGAGGACGGCCACCTCGTCGAGCAGGGCACCCACGACGAGCTGCTCGAGCTCGGCGGTCTCTACTCACGGCTCTACGTCGAGCAGTTCGGCGCAGGTCAGATCGAGGCCCGTTTCACCGACGGCGTCCGGTTCGTCGACGGGGCGACCTACTGCGACAAGCCCGGTCCGGACGACCGCCGCGCCGACGTGGCGTTCTGA
- a CDS encoding PaaI family thioesterase, which translates to MTEIPGLDGTLGVEHVEAGPDKVVAQFTIGEQHLQPFGIPHGGVYCAVHESTASVAGQIWLGDKGIVVGSNNSTDFIRQAKLGDTITVTATPIHRGRSQQLWHLDSTDQDGRLIAQGQVRLANLDKQLPPELISQFTGAYELGGESR; encoded by the coding sequence ATGACTGAGATCCCCGGGCTGGACGGCACCCTCGGTGTCGAGCACGTCGAGGCAGGACCCGACAAGGTCGTCGCGCAGTTCACGATCGGCGAGCAGCACCTGCAGCCGTTCGGCATCCCGCACGGCGGCGTCTACTGTGCGGTGCACGAGTCGACCGCGAGCGTCGCGGGCCAGATCTGGCTCGGCGACAAGGGCATCGTGGTGGGCAGCAACAACTCGACCGACTTCATCCGCCAGGCCAAGCTCGGTGACACGATCACCGTGACGGCCACACCGATCCACCGCGGTCGCAGCCAGCAGCTCTGGCACCTGGACTCGACCGACCAGGACGGCCGGCTCATCGCACAGGGCCAGGTCCGCCTCGCGAACCTCGACAAGCAGCTCCCGCCGGAGCTCATCTCACAGTTCACCGGAGCGTACGAGCTGGGTGGGGAGTCCCGCTAG
- a CDS encoding ABC transporter substrate-binding protein, which produces MRIVSLLPSATEIVYALGLDEHLVGVTFECNEPARARTDHQVVVGGADTSQLTPAEIDAYVRESLAAGRDLYTLDEGALGALRPDLILSQDLCRVCALPTGQVDAALEHLGCVADVVTLDPYSLREVLDTIHTVGRAAGVPDRAAALVESLQARLDAVAAAVAGASRPRTAVVEWVDPLFTGGHWIPDQVTAAGGVPVGGHPHAASGPGSWDELREADPEVVVVAPCGFGLDGAAQQAEVVARELPGAQVWAIDGDAVVVRPGPRLVDGVEAIASVLHPGAVAPSTLVRRVATPRTP; this is translated from the coding sequence GTGAGGATCGTCTCGCTGCTGCCCTCGGCGACGGAGATCGTCTATGCCCTCGGCCTCGACGAGCACCTCGTCGGCGTGACGTTCGAGTGCAATGAGCCCGCCCGCGCGCGCACCGACCACCAGGTGGTGGTCGGTGGAGCGGACACCTCGCAGCTGACCCCCGCCGAGATCGACGCCTACGTCCGCGAGAGCCTCGCGGCCGGCCGTGACCTCTACACGCTGGACGAGGGGGCGCTGGGGGCCCTGCGCCCCGATCTCATCCTGAGCCAGGACCTGTGCCGGGTCTGCGCCCTGCCCACGGGTCAGGTGGACGCCGCGCTGGAGCACCTGGGCTGTGTCGCGGACGTGGTGACGCTCGATCCGTACTCGCTGCGAGAGGTGCTGGACACGATCCACACGGTGGGACGCGCGGCGGGCGTACCGGATCGTGCCGCAGCACTGGTCGAGAGTCTCCAGGCACGCCTCGACGCCGTCGCCGCGGCGGTCGCAGGTGCATCCCGGCCCCGGACGGCCGTCGTGGAGTGGGTCGATCCGCTGTTCACCGGCGGGCACTGGATCCCGGACCAGGTCACGGCCGCCGGAGGCGTCCCCGTCGGCGGGCACCCGCACGCCGCCTCGGGCCCGGGGTCGTGGGACGAGCTGCGGGAGGCCGATCCCGAGGTGGTCGTGGTCGCCCCGTGCGGCTTCGGCCTCGACGGCGCCGCGCAGCAGGCGGAGGTCGTCGCGCGCGAGCTGCCGGGCGCGCAGGTGTGGGCGATCGACGGCGACGCGGTCGTCGTCCGGCCCGGGCCCCGACTCGTCGACGGGGTCGAGGCGATCGCCTCGGTGCTGCACCCGGGCGCGGTCGCACCGAGCACTTTGGTCCGGCGGGTGGCTACGCCGCGTACTCCATGA